The following proteins are co-located in the Pseudomonas cavernae genome:
- the xcpS gene encoding GspF family T2SS innner membrane protein variant XcpS, with amino-acid sequence MAAFEYLALDPKGRQQKGVLEADSPRQVRQLLRERQLAPLEVKTTRTRDQAASGGGFHFARGLSARDLALLTRQLATLVQAALPIEEALGAAAAQASAPRIQAMLLAVRARVLEGNSLAASLKEFPTAFPELYRATVAAGEHAGHLGPVLEQLADYTEQRQQSRQKIQLALLYPLILMVTSLIIVGFLLGYVVPDVVRVFVDSGQTLPLLTRGLIAVSDLVKSWGWLLVLALIGGVLGLRQALREEHLRQRWHAFLLRVPLLGRLMRATDCARFASTLAILTQSGVPLVDALGIAAEVIGNRVIRAEVVEVAQKVREGGSLTRALEASGQFPPMMLHMIASGERSGELDQMLARTARNQENDLGAQVALLVGLFEPFMLVFMGAVVLVIVLAILLPILSLNQLVG; translated from the coding sequence ATGGCTGCCTTCGAATACCTCGCCCTCGATCCCAAGGGGCGCCAGCAGAAAGGCGTCCTCGAGGCCGACAGTCCCCGCCAGGTGCGGCAGTTGCTGCGCGAACGGCAACTGGCACCGCTGGAGGTCAAGACCACTCGCACCCGCGACCAGGCGGCCAGTGGTGGCGGCTTTCATTTCGCCCGCGGCTTGTCGGCACGTGATCTGGCGCTCTTGACCCGGCAGTTGGCGACCCTGGTGCAGGCCGCCCTGCCGATCGAGGAGGCGCTCGGCGCCGCGGCAGCGCAAGCCAGTGCGCCGCGTATCCAGGCGATGCTCCTGGCCGTGCGCGCCCGGGTGCTGGAGGGCAACAGCCTGGCTGCCAGCTTGAAGGAATTCCCGACGGCCTTCCCCGAGCTGTATCGCGCCACCGTCGCCGCTGGCGAGCACGCCGGGCACCTGGGGCCGGTTTTGGAGCAGCTGGCCGATTACACCGAGCAGCGCCAGCAGTCGCGGCAGAAGATCCAATTGGCGCTGCTTTATCCGCTGATTCTGATGGTGACCTCGCTGATCATCGTCGGCTTCTTGCTCGGTTACGTGGTGCCAGATGTGGTGCGGGTGTTCGTCGATTCCGGGCAGACGCTGCCGCTGCTGACCCGCGGCCTGATCGCCGTCAGCGATCTGGTGAAGAGCTGGGGCTGGCTGCTGGTGCTGGCACTCATCGGCGGCGTGCTCGGTCTGCGCCAGGCGTTGCGAGAGGAGCATCTGCGCCAGCGCTGGCATGCCTTCCTGTTGCGCGTACCACTCCTCGGCCGCCTGATGCGCGCCACCGACTGCGCGCGTTTCGCCTCGACCCTGGCGATCCTCACCCAAAGCGGCGTGCCCCTGGTCGATGCGCTCGGCATTGCCGCCGAAGTGATCGGCAATCGGGTGATTCGCGCGGAAGTGGTGGAGGTGGCGCAGAAGGTGCGCGAGGGCGGCAGCCTGACCCGGGCCCTGGAGGCCAGCGGCCAGTTCCCGCCGATGATGCTGCACATGATCGCCAGCGGCGAGCGCTCCGGCGAGCTGGATCAGATGCTGGCGCGCACCGCACGCAATCAGGAAAACGATCTCGGTGCGCAGGTGGCCCTGCTGGTCGGCTTGTTCGAGCCCTTCATGCTGGTCTTCATGGGCGCAGTGGTGTTGGTCATCGTATTGGCCATCCTGCTGCCGATTCTGTCTCTCAATCAACTGGTGGGGTAA